One Myxosarcina sp. GI1 genomic window carries:
- a CDS encoding NAD(P)H-quinone oxidoreductase subunit N, with the protein MDFSSNIASQLNAGTILPEGIIIATLMVILIGDLIAGRSSYRWLPYVAIAGLLASVVALVFQWDTPEPIAFLGSFSSDNFSIVFRGIVALSAAVTIPMSIRYIQQSGTSLAEFIGILLSATIGGMFLSGANELTMVFISLEMLSISSYLMTGYMKRDPRSNEAALKYLLIGASSSAIFLYGISLLYGLSGGETNLDAIASAITDISSGRSLGLAISLVFIIAGIAFKISAVPFHQWTPDVYEGSPTPVVAFLSVGSKAAGFALAIRLLVTAYGAVTEQWHFIFTALALLSLILGNVVALAQTSIKRMLAYSSIAQAGFIMIGLIAGTDTGYSAMIFYLLVYLFMNLGAFTCIILFSLRTGTDQISEYAGLYQKDPLLTLCLSICLLSLGGIPPLAGFFGKIYLFWAGWQAGLYTLVLLGLIASVVSIYYYIRVVKMMVVKEPHEMSESVKNYPPIRWNIPGMRPLQVGIVLATVVTSLAGILSNPLFTLASDSVTSTPILQSAIVQQAPQNKLAVSTIEIEKSSKDLAERDR; encoded by the coding sequence ATGGATTTTTCTAGTAATATTGCTTCACAGCTTAACGCAGGAACCATCTTACCCGAAGGTATTATCATTGCCACCTTAATGGTGATTTTAATCGGAGATTTAATTGCAGGACGTAGTTCCTATCGCTGGTTGCCCTATGTGGCGATCGCAGGATTGCTGGCTTCAGTCGTGGCATTAGTTTTCCAATGGGACACTCCCGAACCTATTGCTTTTTTAGGTTCTTTTAGTAGCGATAACTTTAGTATTGTCTTTCGCGGTATCGTCGCTCTATCGGCTGCGGTGACTATCCCGATGTCAATTCGCTATATTCAGCAGTCAGGAACATCTCTAGCCGAATTTATTGGCATTTTGCTCTCAGCAACCATTGGCGGGATGTTTCTTTCGGGGGCAAACGAACTAACGATGGTGTTTATCTCCCTAGAGATGTTGAGTATTTCCTCTTACCTGATGACGGGATACATGAAACGCGACCCTCGTTCTAACGAAGCCGCGTTAAAGTATCTGTTAATTGGGGCTTCTAGTTCGGCAATTTTTCTCTATGGAATTTCGTTGCTGTATGGTTTGTCTGGAGGCGAAACCAATCTCGATGCGATCGCCTCAGCAATTACCGATATCAGTTCTGGACGTTCCTTGGGATTGGCAATTTCTCTAGTCTTTATTATTGCTGGTATCGCCTTCAAAATTTCTGCCGTTCCTTTCCACCAGTGGACACCAGATGTCTATGAAGGTTCTCCCACACCCGTAGTAGCGTTTCTCTCTGTTGGTTCAAAAGCGGCGGGTTTTGCCCTGGCAATTCGCTTGTTAGTTACCGCTTATGGCGCAGTTACCGAACAGTGGCACTTTATTTTTACCGCCCTGGCACTTCTCAGTTTGATTTTAGGTAATGTTGTAGCCTTGGCTCAAACTAGTATTAAGCGGATGCTGGCTTATTCTTCCATTGCTCAAGCTGGTTTTATTATGATTGGTTTGATTGCGGGTACCGATACTGGCTATTCAGCAATGATATTCTATTTGCTGGTCTATCTGTTTATGAATCTGGGGGCATTTACCTGCATCATTCTCTTTTCACTTCGTACTGGTACCGACCAAATTAGCGAATATGCAGGACTATATCAAAAAGATCCCTTACTAACCCTGTGTTTGAGTATCTGTCTACTTTCTTTAGGCGGAATTCCACCATTAGCTGGCTTTTTCGGTAAGATTTATCTTTTCTGGGCTGGCTGGCAAGCAGGTTTGTATACCCTAGTATTATTAGGCTTGATCGCTAGTGTAGTGTCAATTTACTACTACATTCGCGTTGTCAAAATGATGGTTGTCAAAGAACCTCATGAAATGTCTGAGTCGGTAAAAAACTATCCGCCGATTCGTTGGAATATTCCTGGAATGCGTCCTTTGCAGGTAGGTATAGTTCTGGCAACAGTAGTTACTTCTCTAGCAGGAATTTTATCCAATCCCCTATTTACTCTTGCTAGCGACTCAGTTACGAGTACTCCAATTCTCCAGTCAGCGATTGTCCAACAGGCACCACAAAATAAACTCGCGGTATCTACGATTGAGATTGAAAAATCGAGTAAAGATCTAGCAGAACGCGATCGCTAA
- the topA gene encoding type I DNA topoisomerase, translating to MSTLVIVESPTKARTIRNYLPSDYQVQASMGHVRDLPPSADEIPPAYKDKEWKNLGVNVEDKFQPIYVVPKSKKKVVSELKAALKAADELILATDEDREGESISWHLLEILKPKIPVKRMVFHEITREAIQQALKDCRDVDENLVHAQETRRILDRLVGYTVSPLLWKKISKGLSAGRVQSVAVRLLVERERERRAFQSGGYWDLKALLEQDKDPFEAKLITLDGKKLATGSDFDPDTGKIAEGKDVVLLDEAEANKLKDSLISKSWTVSNREEKATKRRPSSPFTTSTLQQESNRKLGISARETMRIAQKLYEQGYITYMRTDSVHLSKQAIAAARSCVENMYGKEYLSPKARQYSTKSKGAQEAHEAIRPAGNTFRTPRETGLGDREFKLYDLIWKRTVACQMADARLTQIAVDIDVENAVFRANGQLIDFPGFFRAYVEGSDDPDAALENRESPLPPLKVGDKPDCKDIEAIGHETQPPARYTEASLVKTLEKEGIGRPSTYASVMGTISDRGYVQMRGKALIPTFTAFAVTSLLEEHFPDLVDTDFTSKMEETLDEIARGGAEWLPYLQKFYQGDEGLRNQIDLKTEAIDPATAKTIKLDNLDAQVRIGRYGPYIEITNGEEELKVSIPVDLTPADLNPEQVETLVRQKMAGPEKVGLHPETDEPIYLKTGPYGDYVQLGDKTDDRPKPKQISIPKNVKKEDVTLDMAVGLLSLPRLLGEHPGTGGKIKAAIGRFGPYVVHEFKDPEEKKIKRDYRSLKGEDDVLTVSYDRAMELLSQPKRSRRGGTKKPLRELGEHPEDKEPVNVYKGPYGNYVKHGKINAGLPKDETVEGITLEKALKLLAEKAATKNTRKTTKKKTTTKKTTAKKKTTKTKKSSS from the coding sequence ATGTCAACTCTTGTTATTGTCGAATCACCTACTAAAGCTCGTACTATACGTAATTATTTACCTTCCGACTATCAGGTACAAGCCTCGATGGGTCACGTGCGCGATTTGCCTCCCTCGGCAGATGAAATTCCTCCTGCCTATAAAGATAAAGAATGGAAAAATTTGGGAGTAAACGTTGAAGATAAGTTTCAACCGATTTATGTCGTACCTAAGTCGAAAAAGAAAGTCGTCAGCGAACTTAAAGCTGCCCTAAAAGCTGCAGACGAATTGATACTGGCTACGGATGAAGACCGCGAAGGCGAAAGCATTAGCTGGCATCTACTAGAAATACTAAAGCCTAAGATCCCCGTCAAGCGTATGGTATTTCATGAAATTACTCGCGAAGCCATTCAACAGGCACTAAAAGACTGTCGCGATGTGGATGAAAATTTGGTCCACGCTCAAGAAACTCGCCGAATTTTAGACCGTCTGGTAGGTTATACTGTTTCCCCACTGCTGTGGAAAAAGATTTCTAAGGGACTGTCGGCAGGGAGAGTTCAGTCGGTAGCGGTACGTTTGTTAGTAGAGAGAGAAAGAGAACGCCGTGCTTTCCAGTCTGGAGGATATTGGGATTTAAAGGCTCTTTTGGAACAGGATAAAGACCCCTTTGAAGCTAAATTAATTACCCTAGACGGCAAAAAACTGGCTACGGGTAGCGATTTCGACCCCGATACGGGAAAAATTGCCGAAGGTAAAGATGTGGTGCTGTTAGATGAAGCCGAGGCAAACAAGCTCAAAGATAGTCTGATTTCCAAGTCTTGGACGGTAAGCAACCGAGAAGAAAAGGCTACCAAACGCCGCCCCTCTTCTCCTTTTACTACTTCGACTCTGCAACAGGAATCTAACCGCAAACTGGGAATTTCGGCTAGAGAAACGATGCGAATAGCTCAAAAGCTCTACGAACAAGGCTATATCACCTATATGCGAACCGATTCGGTTCACCTGTCCAAACAGGCGATCGCCGCTGCCCGTAGCTGTGTCGAAAATATGTATGGCAAAGAATATTTAAGTCCCAAAGCTCGTCAGTACAGCACTAAAAGCAAAGGGGCGCAGGAAGCACACGAAGCAATTCGTCCTGCGGGCAATACGTTTCGCACTCCCCGAGAAACTGGTTTGGGCGATCGCGAATTTAAACTCTACGATCTAATTTGGAAGCGTACCGTCGCCTGTCAGATGGCAGATGCCAGATTGACTCAAATTGCCGTCGATATCGATGTCGAAAATGCCGTCTTTCGCGCTAACGGACAGCTAATCGATTTTCCTGGATTTTTCAGGGCATACGTCGAAGGTTCTGACGATCCCGATGCAGCTTTGGAAAACCGCGAATCACCTTTACCTCCTTTAAAAGTTGGCGATAAACCCGACTGTAAAGACATAGAAGCGATCGGACACGAAACCCAACCGCCAGCCAGATACACCGAGGCATCTTTGGTCAAAACTCTAGAAAAAGAAGGTATCGGTAGACCCAGTACGTACGCCAGCGTTATGGGAACCATTAGCGATCGCGGCTACGTACAGATGCGCGGTAAGGCATTGATCCCCACTTTTACCGCCTTTGCCGTTACCAGCCTATTAGAAGAACACTTCCCCGATCTGGTAGATACTGATTTTACTTCCAAAATGGAAGAAACTTTAGACGAAATTGCTAGAGGCGGTGCGGAGTGGCTACCCTATCTGCAAAAATTCTATCAGGGAGATGAAGGCTTGCGGAATCAAATCGATCTTAAAACCGAAGCCATCGATCCCGCTACGGCAAAAACTATCAAACTAGACAATCTAGATGCCCAAGTTCGCATCGGTCGTTATGGTCCCTATATCGAAATTACTAACGGCGAAGAAGAACTAAAGGTTTCAATTCCTGTAGACCTTACTCCAGCCGATCTTAACCCCGAACAGGTAGAAACTCTCGTCCGCCAAAAAATGGCAGGACCAGAAAAAGTAGGACTGCACCCCGAAACTGACGAACCAATCTATTTAAAGACAGGTCCCTATGGCGATTACGTCCAGTTAGGAGACAAAACCGACGATCGCCCCAAACCCAAACAAATTTCCATACCTAAAAACGTCAAAAAAGAAGATGTCACTTTAGATATGGCAGTGGGCTTGTTATCTTTGCCCCGACTGTTAGGAGAACATCCAGGTACGGGCGGTAAAATCAAAGCGGCGATCGGACGTTTTGGTCCTTATGTAGTTCACGAATTTAAAGACCCCGAAGAGAAAAAAATCAAAAGAGACTATCGTTCGTTAAAAGGCGAAGATGATGTTTTAACGGTTAGTTACGATCGCGCTATGGAATTATTATCTCAACCCAAGCGATCGCGTCGTGGCGGCACGAAAAAACCTCTCAGAGAGTTGGGAGAGCATCCAGAAGACAAAGAGCCAGTAAATGTCTATAAAGGACCTTACGGTAACTATGTCAAACACGGCAAGATCAACGCTGGTCTGCCTAAAGATGAAACCGTAGAAGGTATTACTCTAGAAAAGGCTTTAAAACTACTAGCAGAAAAAGCAGCTACCAAAAATACTCGCAAAACCACCAAAAAGAAAACTACTACTAAAAAAACTACAGCTAAGAAAAAGACTACCAAGACTAAAAAATCATCATCGTAA
- a CDS encoding malectin domain-containing carbohydrate-binding protein: MENMQAGQMAHPNDTSKANEHQALLDLVPTETATHTAIASGSWFDPNTWKDGVVPTAGAIVHIPENISVTYEGYSDAPIFALRVDGNLTFTAENGTDTKIVVDTLYTTTKSHFEIDADATTDGTVDIEIRPFDIEAHKAMGALGWNMAAMQHYSDGATVTDTGAGTRRTRDYETVEDGAGVLGRYNWDPKQLSLGIVTHGAVRINGREKLAKTTASEVAMTGDISIELGDVPSGWQVGDRIVIVGTHYVEREANTGESLGSQDEIRTITQIDGNKITFDRALDFNHDTPREGLDAYVTNLTRNIKVHSSTDISIEGVLEADDVGDVATTLGHVMFMHNEDVQVRYAAFDDLGRTNKNDVLDDFQRQGFDGLDAERKTENGEWVTTPVNQITNIRGRYAVHLHRAGATATDSTALIQGSVITGGPGWGFVSHDSSADFYDNITYGVLGTGFMAETGNETGTWARNIAINTYGADYNDRIFTPSGDKYLFENNSTDLTTILEKRGSWKNHDMGHFGDGFWFQGKLINVVDNVSANSGLDGYFYMFRAPDQINVDPNVLVEPLSVHSPDGIHPFAPGLNVFVGNESIADTRGLEMIGIGGGRTNDERSVINNFTAWEVGDVGTGAQYYPGYTIKNSTFIASTNPKANAADGVLWRQVQVDTVLANLEIIGFDQQYDLRKKWSSGTLSQQGFDDPYTVIKEALANGEPNPLPNGYAHVLIDSGFTAAQASQSQFMGSTFDRNYDLILTSADLEIGRFEIELDDRSLKIDLDNKNITYGTAPDDPVRPTLQEGHVLLLKGTKTDSIGTIPIDYLNNSLVWHEDAVQHRLETFGYHQMANGSIGVILAELFSDRYTAEKHIVQFVAELDPRWEIMDGINLGVFNSADYPNVYIPEFLLNPEGISLFAPATSTDGIYRIAVGGGEFTDLNGKVWAADYGFSGGTAYYKAQEIANTDNDKIHYGKRAGNNFSYDIELSNGTYDVALHFMEPRSDAQIGSRVFDVYAENNLMLDNYDIMVALGAEAAPLTAITTTLSNIKVVDGILDLDFSNVAGLPVTLSGIEISPVTPDDTPTNLPTVGEQIAKLTASDAAANDMFGMAVAIDGETMVIGALLDDDNVTNSGSAYIFTKDTDGNWIETAKLTASDAANNDQFGRSISIDNDTMVIGARYDDDNGSNSGSAYIFTRQANGNWTQSAKLTAADGARGDEFGSVSISGNNVVIGAFGDDDKGSNSGAAYIFTQQANGSWTQSAKLTADDGESGDELGRRSIAINGNTAIVGARGDDDNGSNSGAAYIFTQQANGSWTQTAKLKAADAESNDLFGMSVSIDGDTAVVGSRYDDDKGSNSGSAYIFTRQANGNWTQTAKLTADDGESGDEFGYSVSIKDDTLIIGAWQDKDGASNNGSAYIFTRQANGNWTQTAKLKAADGADGDKFGYSATTDGNNVVVGAFEDDGIGSNSGSAYVFSLGHNPSDNLTPVVVADTITVDENSTNNAIDVLANDTSFGDGLMSLSADPTSINGGTISIDDRGTTDATDDLLVYTPATDFSGTDLFSYSIIDTNGDVATTDVTVTINPDTSENSPLRIDVGGRGFTDINGNVWQADYGFQGGLDHYRTQEIAGTDNDEIFYGKRYGRNISYDIAMENGNYDVVIHMMEPQSDAAVGRRVFDVYAEQELAMDNYDIWADMGTNAAPITAVSVTLPNITVTDGSLDLDFASEIDSYRPVNFAGIEIYSSI, from the coding sequence ATGGAAAATATGCAAGCTGGGCAAATGGCTCATCCCAACGATACAAGCAAAGCCAACGAACATCAAGCCCTTTTAGATTTAGTTCCTACCGAGACTGCAACTCACACCGCTATTGCTAGCGGCAGCTGGTTCGATCCTAATACTTGGAAAGATGGTGTAGTTCCCACAGCAGGTGCAATTGTCCATATCCCAGAAAATATTAGCGTCACTTATGAGGGCTACTCCGATGCCCCAATTTTTGCCCTACGAGTAGATGGCAATTTAACTTTCACAGCAGAAAATGGTACAGATACCAAAATTGTTGTCGATACATTATATACAACTACTAAAAGTCATTTTGAAATTGATGCTGACGCTACTACTGATGGTACCGTCGATATCGAAATCCGCCCCTTTGATATTGAAGCTCATAAAGCAATGGGAGCATTAGGTTGGAATATGGCAGCTATGCAACATTACAGTGATGGTGCTACTGTCACCGATACTGGTGCTGGCACTCGTCGCACCAGAGACTATGAAACAGTTGAGGATGGTGCTGGGGTTCTTGGCAGATATAACTGGGATCCCAAACAATTATCTCTCGGTATTGTTACTCATGGTGCTGTCCGTATAAATGGTCGGGAGAAACTTGCCAAAACTACTGCATCCGAAGTTGCTATGACTGGAGATATCAGCATCGAACTGGGAGATGTTCCCAGTGGTTGGCAAGTCGGCGATCGAATTGTCATAGTTGGTACACACTATGTAGAACGCGAAGCTAATACAGGCGAATCTCTCGGTAGCCAGGATGAAATTCGCACAATTACTCAAATTGATGGTAATAAAATTACTTTCGATCGCGCTTTAGATTTTAACCATGACACCCCTCGCGAGGGACTCGATGCCTATGTAACTAATTTAACCCGCAATATCAAAGTTCATAGTTCTACCGATATCTCAATTGAAGGCGTGCTTGAAGCTGATGATGTAGGTGATGTTGCCACTACCCTCGGTCATGTAATGTTCATGCACAATGAAGACGTGCAGGTAAGATATGCTGCCTTTGACGATTTAGGGCGCACTAATAAAAATGACGTTCTCGACGATTTTCAACGCCAAGGCTTCGATGGTCTAGATGCCGAGCGGAAAACTGAAAACGGCGAGTGGGTAACAACCCCTGTCAATCAGATTACTAATATACGTGGTCGCTATGCCGTTCATTTACATCGTGCTGGAGCCACGGCAACCGATAGTACCGCTTTAATACAAGGTTCGGTAATTACTGGAGGTCCTGGTTGGGGCTTTGTCAGCCACGATAGCAGTGCTGATTTTTATGACAATATTACCTACGGCGTGTTGGGTACAGGTTTTATGGCTGAAACAGGTAATGAGACAGGTACCTGGGCTCGTAATATCGCCATCAACACTTATGGTGCCGATTACAACGACCGTATTTTTACTCCTTCAGGCGATAAATATCTCTTTGAGAACAACAGCACCGATCTAACTACGATTCTCGAAAAACGCGGATCTTGGAAAAACCACGATATGGGTCACTTTGGCGATGGATTTTGGTTTCAGGGCAAGCTAATTAATGTTGTTGATAATGTTTCAGCTAACTCTGGATTAGACGGTTACTTTTACATGTTTCGTGCTCCAGATCAAATTAACGTCGATCCTAATGTTTTGGTAGAGCCATTATCCGTTCATAGTCCCGACGGCATCCATCCTTTTGCGCCAGGACTAAATGTTTTTGTAGGGAATGAGTCTATTGCCGATACTCGTGGCTTAGAAATGATCGGTATTGGCGGAGGGAGAACTAATGACGAACGTTCGGTAATTAATAATTTTACTGCCTGGGAAGTCGGAGATGTTGGTACGGGTGCTCAATATTATCCAGGCTATACCATTAAAAACTCTACCTTTATTGCTTCTACCAACCCTAAAGCTAATGCTGCCGATGGAGTTCTTTGGCGACAAGTACAAGTTGACACGGTGCTAGCTAATCTAGAAATTATCGGTTTTGACCAACAGTACGATCTACGTAAAAAGTGGTCTAGTGGCACTCTCAGTCAGCAAGGATTTGACGACCCTTACACTGTTATCAAAGAGGCTCTTGCTAATGGCGAACCCAATCCTCTACCCAATGGTTATGCTCATGTTTTGATCGATTCTGGATTCACTGCTGCCCAAGCTTCACAGAGTCAGTTTATGGGTAGTACCTTCGATCGCAATTACGATTTAATTCTCACTAGTGCCGACTTAGAGATTGGACGTTTTGAGATCGAGCTAGACGATCGCTCGCTCAAAATAGACCTCGACAATAAAAACATTACTTATGGTACGGCTCCTGACGATCCTGTCCGTCCTACTTTGCAAGAAGGTCATGTTTTGTTACTTAAAGGTACTAAAACAGATAGCATTGGCACTATTCCTATCGATTATCTTAACAACTCCTTAGTTTGGCATGAGGATGCGGTACAACATCGCCTTGAAACCTTTGGTTACCATCAGATGGCAAACGGATCTATTGGCGTTATTTTAGCCGAGCTATTCTCCGATCGCTACACTGCTGAAAAACATATCGTACAATTTGTTGCCGAGTTAGATCCCCGCTGGGAAATAATGGATGGTATTAATTTGGGAGTCTTCAATTCTGCTGACTATCCTAATGTTTATATACCTGAGTTTTTACTCAATCCCGAAGGTATTTCTTTATTCGCTCCAGCTACTTCTACTGATGGAATTTATCGAATTGCCGTTGGTGGTGGAGAATTTACCGATCTTAACGGAAAGGTTTGGGCTGCAGATTATGGATTCTCTGGAGGCACAGCTTATTACAAAGCTCAAGAAATTGCCAACACTGACAACGATAAAATTCACTATGGCAAGCGAGCTGGTAACAATTTTTCATATGATATCGAACTGTCTAACGGTACTTATGACGTAGCTCTACACTTTATGGAGCCTAGAAGTGATGCTCAGATTGGTAGTCGCGTATTTGATGTCTATGCAGAAAATAACTTGATGCTCGACAACTATGACATAATGGTCGCGCTTGGTGCTGAAGCTGCTCCTCTGACAGCTATTACTACTACTTTGAGCAATATTAAAGTAGTTGATGGAATACTCGACCTCGACTTTTCTAATGTTGCTGGTCTACCCGTTACCCTTTCAGGTATCGAAATTTCTCCAGTCACTCCAGATGATACTCCTACAAATCTTCCCACCGTTGGCGAACAAATTGCTAAACTGACAGCTTCTGATGCAGCAGCAAACGATATGTTTGGTATGGCTGTGGCAATTGATGGCGAGACTATGGTTATTGGTGCTCTATTAGATGATGACAATGTTACCAATAGCGGTTCGGCATATATCTTTACTAAAGATACAGATGGTAACTGGATAGAAACGGCTAAACTGACAGCTTCTGATGCAGCAAATAATGACCAGTTTGGTCGCAGTATCAGTATTGATAACGATACTATGGTTATTGGTGCTAGATATGATGACGATAACGGTAGCAATAGCGGCTCGGCATACATCTTTACTCGTCAAGCCAATGGCAATTGGACTCAGTCTGCCAAACTAACTGCTGCTGATGGTGCAAGGGGCGATGAATTTGGCTCTGTTTCTATTAGCGGCAATAATGTAGTCATCGGTGCTTTTGGTGATGACGATAAGGGTAGTAATAGCGGTGCAGCATACATCTTTACCCAACAAGCAAATGGTAGCTGGACTCAGTCTGCTAAACTAACTGCTGATGATGGAGAAAGTGGTGATGAACTTGGTCGTCGTTCGATTGCTATTAATGGCAATACAGCAATTGTTGGTGCTCGTGGCGATGACGACAACGGTAGTAACAGCGGCGCAGCATATATCTTTACCCAGCAAGCTAACGGCAGTTGGACTCAGACAGCCAAACTCAAAGCTGCTGATGCAGAAAGCAACGATTTATTTGGGATGTCTGTTTCTATTGATGGTGATACCGCAGTTGTCGGTTCTCGATATGATGATGATAAGGGTAGTAATAGCGGCTCGGCATACATCTTTACTCGTCAAGCCAATGGTAATTGGACTCAAACTGCAAAATTGACTGCCGATGATGGAGAAAGTGGTGATGAATTTGGCTATTCTGTCTCTATCAAAGATGATACTTTAATTATCGGTGCTTGGCAGGATAAAGATGGTGCTAGCAATAACGGCTCGGCATACATTTTTACTCGTCAAGCCAATGGTAATTGGACTCAGACAGCCAAACTCAAAGCTGCTGATGGAGCAGATGGTGATAAGTTCGGCTATTCTGCTACTACTGATGGCAATAACGTAGTCGTTGGAGCTTTTGAAGATGATGGTATTGGTAGTAATAGTGGCTCGGCATATGTCTTTTCACTAGGACACAATCCCTCTGATAATTTAACTCCTGTTGTCGTAGCCGACACCATTACCGTCGATGAAAACAGTACTAATAATGCTATTGATGTTCTGGCGAATGATACTAGTTTCGGTGATGGCTTGATGTCATTGAGTGCCGATCCTACTAGCATAAATGGCGGCACTATCTCGATCGACGATCGAGGTACAACCGATGCTACTGACGATCTTCTTGTTTACACTCCCGCTACCGACTTTAGTGGTACCGATCTCTTTTCTTACAGTATTATTGACACCAACGGTGATGTAGCAACTACTGATGTAACGGTCACAATTAATCCAGATACATCAGAAAATTCTCCACTTCGGATTGACGTTGGCGGACGTGGATTTACTGACATCAATGGCAATGTTTGGCAAGCTGATTATGGCTTCCAGGGGGGGTTAGATCATTATAGGACGCAGGAAATTGCTGGCACTGACAACGATGAAATTTTCTATGGCAAACGTTATGGTAGAAATATCTCTTACGACATTGCTATGGAAAACGGTAATTACGATGTTGTAATTCATATGATGGAGCCACAAAGTGATGCTGCGGTTGGTCGTCGGGTTTTTGATGTCTACGCCGAACAAGAATTGGCAATGGATAACTACGATATTTGGGCGGATATGGGAACTAATGCTGCTCCTATAACTGCCGTATCTGTTACTTTACCTAATATTACCGTTACTGATGGCTCTCTTGACTTAGACTTCGCATCCGAAATTGACTCGTATCGTCCTGTTAATTTCGCTGGAATTGAAATATATTCTTCTATCTAA
- a CDS encoding flavin reductase family protein, whose amino-acid sequence MLDEKAKKTMLRKIPHGLYICGVKDGEEMNGFTVSWLMQSSFKPPLVVNCVKKGTGSHEMVKNTGVFAISFLDEGQKDLAASFFKPKSRVGNKFEDVEFYQGEATGCPIIKDSLGYIECNVVGTVEEGDHTVYVGEVVASGIHREGKQLLLETTGWEYGG is encoded by the coding sequence TTGCTAGACGAAAAAGCAAAAAAAACCATGTTACGCAAGATTCCTCACGGTCTTTATATCTGTGGTGTCAAAGATGGGGAAGAAATGAATGGGTTTACCGTAAGCTGGTTGATGCAGTCTTCATTTAAACCACCTTTAGTAGTTAATTGCGTCAAAAAAGGTACTGGTTCTCACGAGATGGTTAAAAATACTGGAGTGTTTGCTATCAGCTTTCTCGATGAAGGACAAAAAGATTTAGCTGCTTCCTTTTTTAAACCCAAATCTCGCGTGGGTAATAAATTTGAAGATGTAGAATTTTACCAGGGTGAAGCTACAGGCTGTCCGATTATTAAAGATTCACTAGGCTACATTGAATGTAATGTCGTGGGTACGGTAGAAGAAGGCGATCATACTGTTTATGTAGGAGAAGTAGTCGCTTCTGGCATACACCGCGAAGGTAAGCAGCTTTTACTCGAAACCACTGGTTGGGAATACGGCGGATAA
- a CDS encoding ABC transporter ATP-binding protein has translation MNTSNNSNKHQSKLIRLKAIEKIYGSGNTAVHALDKVDLTILKGEYCSIMGASGSGKSTVMNIIGCLDRPTKGNYYLDNVAVAKLSDEELATIRNRKIGFVFQQFHLLPQVSALENVMLPMVYAGVSSRERRDRAVEALTKVGLGNRLHNKPNQLSGGQQQRVAIARAIVNRPLLLLADEPTGALDSQTTKEVLNIFGELHDSGITVVMVTHEPDVARLTKRIIWFKDGRVTHNRLSPEEMLEVAVAS, from the coding sequence ATGAATACTTCAAATAATTCTAATAAACATCAATCGAAACTTATCCGTCTCAAAGCAATCGAAAAAATCTATGGTAGCGGTAATACTGCCGTTCATGCTTTAGATAAGGTAGATCTGACTATCTTAAAGGGTGAGTATTGCTCGATTATGGGTGCTTCTGGTTCTGGTAAATCTACGGTAATGAATATTATCGGTTGCTTAGATCGCCCTACTAAAGGCAATTACTATTTAGATAACGTAGCCGTCGCAAAACTTTCTGACGAAGAACTAGCCACGATTCGCAACCGTAAAATCGGTTTTGTCTTTCAACAGTTTCACTTACTGCCTCAAGTTAGCGCGTTGGAAAATGTGATGTTACCGATGGTATATGCAGGGGTATCTAGTCGAGAAAGACGCGATCGCGCTGTAGAAGCTCTAACTAAAGTTGGTTTAGGCAATCGACTTCATAATAAACCCAATCAGCTTTCAGGAGGACAGCAACAGCGTGTGGCGATCGCTCGTGCGATCGTCAATCGTCCTTTGTTATTATTAGCCGACGAACCGACTGGTGCTTTAGATTCTCAGACTACCAAAGAAGTATTAAATATTTTTGGCGAACTTCACGACAGCGGTATTACTGTAGTTATGGTGACTCACGAACCCGATGTAGCACGTTTGACCAAAAGAATTATTTGGTTTAAAGATGGACGGGTAACTCACAATCGTCTTAGTCCAGAGGAAATGCTAGAAGTAGCGGTTGCTTCCTAG